One window from the genome of Dolosigranulum savutiense encodes:
- a CDS encoding ATP-binding cassette domain-containing protein: MQHIIEINSLKKTYNGKVAINVQNIHIKKGEIYGFLGPNGAGKSTMMKILLSLVKPDDSHVTIFGQQLGTQTDYLNKIGSLIEEPSYYPNLTGYENLQLMQKILGFPAINIERTLKRVGLFEAKDKLLKQYSLGMKQRLGLALALVKDPEVLILDEPTNGLDPSGVHEIRELIKQLSKEHNVTILLSSHILSEIEQTADRVGIINHGEIIYENAIETIDKKQWVTIKGEFSAREVLEDAVRQFSEDISIQSFRNDEVTLSKMSQEIAGKLLKHLISEGLFIYEFKYESENLEAIFLRLTKGEAINEQTIS, from the coding sequence TGTTCAAAATATCCATATCAAAAAAGGAGAAATCTATGGCTTCCTAGGGCCAAATGGTGCCGGAAAATCAACAATGATGAAAATATTATTATCATTGGTAAAGCCAGATGACAGTCACGTGACCATCTTTGGCCAGCAGTTAGGGACGCAGACGGATTATTTAAATAAAATTGGCTCTTTAATCGAAGAACCGTCGTATTATCCTAATTTAACCGGCTATGAAAATTTGCAACTCATGCAAAAGATCTTAGGGTTTCCAGCGATTAATATTGAACGGACACTTAAGAGGGTTGGATTGTTTGAGGCAAAGGATAAACTGCTCAAACAGTATTCTTTGGGAATGAAGCAAAGATTAGGGTTGGCACTAGCATTAGTAAAAGATCCAGAAGTCCTTATCTTAGATGAACCAACGAATGGACTGGATCCATCAGGTGTGCATGAAATAAGAGAACTTATTAAACAGTTATCGAAAGAGCACAACGTTACTATATTGCTGTCCAGTCATATCTTATCTGAAATTGAACAAACAGCTGATCGTGTGGGCATCATCAATCATGGTGAGATTATTTATGAGAATGCTATAGAAACAATCGATAAGAAACAGTGGGTGACAATAAAGGGGGAGTTTTCAGCGCGAGAGGTACTAGAGGATGCTGTGAGACAATTTAGTGAAGACATAAGTATCCAGTCATTCCGTAACGATGAAGTGACGCTATCAAAGATGAGCCAAGAAATTGCCGGGAAATTGTTAAAACATCTGATATCAGAAGGATTGTTTATTTACGAATTTAAATATGAATCCGAAAATTTAGAAGCTATTTTCTTAAGACTGACGAAGGGAGAAGCGATCAATGAACAAACTATCAGTTGA